From Roseisolibacter agri, a single genomic window includes:
- a CDS encoding S9 family peptidase: MPFPRPRRSAWARAAAAAAALTPAAFPLVAPARLPAQGPARPATAAPTGAGRALTQTEYDTWRGVQGTTLSRDGRWLAYQIGPVVGDGELVVRGTSAATEYRVPRGYTGRPQLTPNADSGFTAPPPVFSADGRIVAAMTYAPRAEFERARARRGSQPPRATLAMLSLADGKVTSVPRVRSFQMPRETGGWIAYLMEPADSAGRAAAANAARDSSARPAGAAATSPGGTPRPIAADSAARRERRKENGTTLVVRNLATGEETRIDDVVSYAFADSGRWLAYTTSSRTPARDGAWVRTLGPTGLGDETALASGRGNYRALTFDRGGRQVAFVTDRDAYTADKPTYTLFHARLDGRAPAARAIVTPAGIERGLVVSERGVSFVRDGSALVLGLAPAPLDSIPADSLADKAVLDLWHFRDLRLQPQQRLEAGRERGRAYTAVYTLGTGRLVRLGNDTLQQIQVSDDGRAALAVTGIPYAISQMWGEGGSDVWALDPRTGARRAVATKVPFQAQLSPGGNFAVFYQDRRWKTFDLRTGRTTDLTGALTNVRFDQETWDTPSDPAPWGVAGWTNGDRSLLVNSRYDVWELDPEGKRAPRVVTDSIGVRSRTVFRLVDLDREDRFINPAQPLLLSAFQDSTKAAGFYRDRLGATAAPERIVMADARFGQPLKARDAEVYAVTRQTYTESPDVWVGTRLDQLSKVTDANPQQAQYAWGNVELVTWRSDDGQQLQGLLYKPESFDASKKYPMVVYFYESLSDNLHQYHTPSGRNVINPVVYASNGYLVFFPDIAYTDGFPGRSAMQSIVPGVQSLIGRGYVDAKHIGIGGQSWGGYQSAYMITQTPLFAAAFLGAPVANMTSAYGGIRWESGVARAFQYEKGQSRIGKSIWDAPLRYIENSPLFYMDKVTTPMLIMSNDADGAVPWYQGIEMFVAARRFGKEAYLLNYNGDGHNPRKRANQLDVDRRMQQFFAHHLKGEPAPDWMRNGIPFLQKGRDQLQPPAAVPAVGGAATSQSSAP; the protein is encoded by the coding sequence GTGCCATTCCCCCGGCCCCGCCGCTCGGCGTGGGCCCGGGCCGCGGCAGCCGCCGCCGCCCTGACGCCGGCCGCCTTCCCGCTGGTCGCGCCCGCGCGCCTGCCGGCGCAGGGGCCCGCGCGCCCCGCGACGGCCGCCCCGACCGGCGCGGGCCGCGCCCTCACGCAGACCGAGTACGACACGTGGCGCGGCGTGCAGGGGACCACCCTGTCGCGCGACGGCCGGTGGCTCGCCTACCAGATCGGCCCCGTCGTCGGCGACGGCGAGCTGGTGGTGCGCGGCACCTCGGCCGCGACCGAGTACCGCGTGCCGCGCGGCTACACCGGCCGCCCGCAGCTCACGCCCAACGCCGACTCGGGCTTCACCGCGCCGCCGCCGGTGTTCAGCGCGGACGGCCGGATCGTCGCGGCGATGACGTACGCGCCGCGCGCGGAGTTCGAGCGCGCCCGCGCCCGCCGCGGCTCGCAGCCGCCGCGCGCGACGCTGGCGATGCTCTCGCTCGCCGACGGCAAGGTCACCAGCGTGCCGCGCGTGCGCTCGTTCCAGATGCCGCGCGAGACGGGCGGCTGGATCGCCTACCTGATGGAGCCAGCCGACAGCGCGGGCCGCGCCGCCGCGGCCAACGCCGCGCGCGACTCCAGCGCGCGCCCGGCCGGCGCCGCGGCGACGTCGCCCGGTGGCACGCCGCGTCCCATCGCCGCCGACTCCGCCGCGCGGCGCGAGCGCCGCAAGGAGAACGGCACGACGCTCGTGGTCCGCAACCTCGCGACGGGCGAGGAGACGCGCATCGACGACGTGGTGAGCTACGCCTTCGCCGACAGTGGCCGCTGGCTCGCGTACACGACGTCCTCGCGCACGCCCGCGCGCGACGGCGCCTGGGTGCGCACGCTCGGCCCCACGGGCCTGGGTGACGAGACGGCGCTCGCGAGCGGTCGCGGCAACTACCGCGCGCTGACCTTCGACCGCGGCGGACGGCAGGTGGCGTTCGTCACGGACCGCGACGCGTACACGGCCGACAAGCCGACGTATACGCTGTTCCACGCGCGCCTCGACGGCCGGGCGCCGGCCGCGCGCGCGATCGTCACGCCGGCCGGCATCGAGCGCGGTCTGGTCGTCAGCGAGCGCGGCGTCTCGTTCGTGCGCGACGGCTCGGCCCTCGTGCTCGGCCTCGCGCCGGCGCCGCTCGACTCGATCCCCGCCGACTCGCTGGCCGACAAGGCGGTCCTCGACCTCTGGCACTTCCGCGACCTGCGCCTGCAGCCGCAGCAGCGCCTCGAGGCCGGCCGCGAGCGCGGGCGCGCCTACACGGCCGTCTACACGCTCGGCACGGGCCGGCTGGTGCGGCTCGGCAACGACACGCTGCAGCAGATCCAGGTCAGCGACGACGGCCGCGCGGCGCTCGCGGTGACGGGCATCCCGTACGCGATCTCGCAGATGTGGGGCGAGGGCGGCTCGGACGTGTGGGCGCTCGATCCGCGCACGGGCGCGCGGCGCGCGGTCGCGACGAAGGTGCCGTTCCAGGCGCAGCTCTCGCCGGGCGGCAACTTCGCGGTCTTCTACCAGGACCGCCGCTGGAAGACCTTTGATCTTCGTACCGGCCGGACCACGGATCTGACTGGCGCGCTGACCAACGTCCGCTTCGACCAGGAGACGTGGGACACGCCGAGCGATCCGGCGCCGTGGGGCGTGGCGGGGTGGACGAACGGCGACCGCTCGCTGCTCGTGAACTCGCGCTACGACGTGTGGGAGCTCGATCCGGAAGGGAAGCGTGCGCCGCGCGTCGTCACCGACTCGATCGGCGTGCGCTCGCGCACGGTGTTCCGGCTCGTGGACCTCGACCGCGAGGATCGCTTCATCAACCCGGCGCAGCCGCTGCTGCTGAGCGCCTTCCAGGACTCGACGAAGGCAGCCGGCTTCTACCGCGACCGGCTGGGCGCGACGGCCGCGCCCGAGCGCATCGTGATGGCCGACGCGCGCTTCGGGCAGCCGCTGAAGGCGCGCGACGCCGAGGTGTACGCGGTGACGCGGCAGACGTACACCGAGTCGCCCGACGTGTGGGTCGGCACGCGCCTCGACCAGCTCTCGAAGGTGACCGACGCCAACCCGCAGCAGGCGCAGTACGCGTGGGGCAACGTCGAGCTGGTGACGTGGCGCAGCGACGACGGCCAGCAGCTGCAGGGGCTCCTGTACAAGCCGGAGAGCTTCGACGCCTCGAAGAAGTACCCGATGGTCGTGTACTTCTACGAGTCGCTGTCGGACAACCTGCACCAGTACCACACGCCGTCGGGGCGCAACGTCATCAACCCGGTGGTCTACGCGTCGAACGGCTACCTGGTGTTCTTCCCGGACATCGCGTACACGGACGGCTTCCCGGGCCGCAGCGCGATGCAGTCGATCGTGCCGGGCGTGCAGTCGCTGATCGGCCGCGGCTACGTGGACGCGAAGCACATCGGCATCGGCGGGCAGAGCTGGGGCGGCTACCAGAGCGCGTACATGATCACGCAGACGCCGCTGTTCGCGGCGGCGTTCCTGGGCGCGCCGGTGGCGAACATGACGAGCGCCTACGGCGGCATCCGCTGGGAGAGCGGCGTCGCGCGCGCCTTCCAGTACGAGAAGGGGCAGAGCCGCATCGGCAAGTCGATCTGGGACGCGCCGCTGCGCTACATCGAGAACTCGCCGCTCTTCTACATGGACAAGGTGACGACGCCGATGCTCATCATGAGCAACGACGCGGACGGCGCCGTGCCGTGGTACCAGGGCATCGAGATGTTCGTGGCGGCGCGCCGCTTCGGGAAGGAAGCGTACCTGCTGAACTACAACGGCGACGGCCACAACCCGCGCAAGCGCGCGAACCAGCTGGACGTCGACCGCCGCATGCAGCAGTTCTTCGCGCACCACCTGAAGGGCGAGCCCGCGCCGGACTGGATGCGGAACGGCATCCCGTTCCTGCAGAAGGGGCGGGATCAGCTGCAGCCGCCCGCGGCCGTCCCGGCCGTTGGGGGTGCTGCCACTTCGCAGTCGTCGGCGCCATAA
- a CDS encoding TIGR00266 family protein produces the protein MADQIDYRILGDDLQAVVITLDPGEAVVAEAGAMMYMREGIEMATTLDPNAQGGGLFGKLLQGGKRLLTGESFFVTLFANHGRQRTDVAFASPTPGRIVPLDLAQWGGTVISQKDSFLCAARGIDVSVAFTKKIGAGFFGGEGFILQRLQGDGLAFLHASGTLVTIDLAPGEQLRVDTGCLVAMQPGVDYDIRMVPGIKTALFGGEGLFFVNLTGPGRVILQTMPFSRLADRIIAASPRAGGSRREEGGMLGGLGALLDGDN, from the coding sequence ATGGCCGACCAGATCGACTACCGCATCCTCGGCGACGACCTGCAGGCGGTCGTCATCACGCTGGACCCGGGCGAGGCCGTCGTGGCCGAGGCGGGCGCGATGATGTACATGCGCGAGGGGATCGAGATGGCGACGACGCTCGATCCCAACGCGCAGGGGGGCGGGCTGTTCGGGAAGCTGCTGCAGGGCGGCAAGCGGCTGCTCACGGGCGAGTCGTTCTTCGTCACGCTGTTCGCGAACCACGGGCGCCAACGCACGGACGTCGCGTTCGCGTCGCCGACGCCGGGCCGCATCGTGCCGCTCGACCTCGCGCAGTGGGGCGGGACGGTGATCTCGCAGAAGGACTCCTTTCTCTGCGCGGCACGCGGCATCGACGTCTCGGTCGCGTTCACGAAGAAGATCGGCGCCGGCTTCTTCGGCGGCGAGGGCTTCATCCTGCAGCGGCTGCAGGGCGACGGGCTGGCGTTCCTGCACGCGTCGGGCACGCTGGTGACGATCGACCTCGCGCCGGGCGAGCAGCTGCGCGTGGACACGGGGTGCCTGGTGGCGATGCAGCCGGGCGTGGACTACGACATCCGCATGGTGCCGGGGATCAAGACGGCGCTGTTCGGCGGCGAGGGGCTGTTCTTCGTGAACCTCACGGGCCCGGGGCGCGTGATCCTGCAGACGATGCCGTTCTCGCGCCTCGCGGACCGCATCATCGCCGCGTCGCCGCGCGCCGGCGGCTCGCGCCGCGAGGAAGGCGGGATGCTCGGCGGGCTGGGGGCGCTGCTGGACGGGGACAACTGA
- a CDS encoding phosphodiester glycosidase family protein, whose protein sequence is MHASRLALAHPAPRAVAAGTAILVAAACAPRATTGSAPLPPLRLAATADSATSTTVAPGVVHHRLWFARGPQAVHVLDVDRAACWTLAARKAGGAAVGRAGTLALVRGLADSGGVAVAGGVNADFFLFAPPGVPQGAHVQDGRVIAGPSARPALALDSAGAPWMGMLRTTGSVALPDTTLALDGWNRGSAAGVGVFDAAWGARTDSLPGRVFVAARPLASGGAVVTAVDSGAHAAIPADGIVLAAGARSPARARLAALQAGRDTVRVTHSLGPVSPRQAVGGLPVLLRGGAIDPQVDSAGNAGFRGPNPRTAVGVGANGRRLFLVTVDGRQAGYSLGTTLRETAELLRLLGATDGINLDGGGSTTVVVREAAGGFRIANQPSDSAGERLVANALVVTRGGCTSR, encoded by the coding sequence ATGCACGCGTCCCGACTCGCTCTGGCACACCCCGCGCCGCGCGCCGTCGCGGCGGGCACCGCGATCCTCGTGGCGGCCGCCTGCGCGCCCCGCGCGACCACCGGATCCGCGCCGCTGCCGCCGCTGCGGCTGGCCGCGACCGCGGACAGCGCGACCTCCACCACGGTCGCGCCGGGCGTGGTGCACCACCGGCTCTGGTTCGCCCGCGGCCCGCAGGCGGTGCACGTGCTCGACGTCGACCGCGCGGCGTGCTGGACGCTGGCGGCGCGCAAGGCAGGCGGCGCGGCCGTCGGGCGCGCGGGCACGCTGGCGCTCGTGCGCGGCCTCGCGGACTCGGGCGGCGTGGCGGTCGCGGGCGGCGTGAACGCGGACTTCTTCCTCTTCGCGCCGCCCGGCGTCCCGCAGGGCGCGCACGTGCAGGACGGTCGCGTGATCGCCGGCCCGAGCGCGCGTCCGGCGCTGGCGCTCGACTCGGCCGGCGCGCCATGGATGGGGATGCTGCGCACGACGGGCTCGGTCGCGCTGCCCGACACGACGCTCGCGCTCGACGGCTGGAATCGCGGCAGCGCGGCGGGCGTCGGCGTGTTCGACGCGGCGTGGGGCGCGCGCACGGACAGCCTCCCCGGCCGCGTCTTCGTGGCCGCGCGGCCCCTCGCGAGCGGCGGCGCCGTCGTCACCGCCGTCGACAGCGGCGCGCACGCCGCGATCCCGGCAGACGGCATCGTGCTCGCCGCGGGTGCGCGCTCGCCCGCACGCGCGCGGCTCGCGGCGCTGCAAGCCGGCCGCGACACGGTGCGCGTCACGCACTCGCTCGGCCCCGTGTCGCCGCGGCAGGCGGTGGGTGGGCTGCCCGTGCTGCTGCGCGGCGGCGCGATCGATCCGCAGGTGGATTCCGCGGGCAACGCCGGCTTCCGCGGCCCCAACCCGCGCACCGCGGTCGGCGTGGGCGCGAACGGGCGCCGGCTCTTCCTGGTCACGGTCGACGGCCGGCAGGCCGGCTACAGCCTCGGCACGACGCTGCGCGAGACGGCGGAGCTCCTGCGCCTCCTGGGGGCGACCGACGGCATCAACCTCGACGGCGGCGGCTCGACGACGGTGGTCGTGCGCGAGGCGGCGGGCGGCTTCCGCATCGCCAACCAGCCGTCGGACAGCGCGGGCGAGCGCCTGGTCGCGAATGCGCTCGTGGTCACGCGCGGCGGCTGCACTTCCAGATGA
- a CDS encoding YIP1 family protein: MTEPTVAPADAAPAPEKSAAVWEDFIDVFTQPSAVFARRREGKFGAALLILMALMTATFFATRPLIQPMFDRMFDAQTAAVARSNPNMSEEQRRSMQSSMERMTSVMLPLGAVVGTPILVLISAAVLFGTSRLAGAALSFGQAATVATYANVPRVLGGIAGAAVLAVKDANELPVLQSAPTGPVLLLARDASPLLVAVLSRFDLFTIWCTVLTGIGVAVMARTARSRGFAAAAMLWGVASLWAVLSALRAAAAMAGGGVE, translated from the coding sequence ATGACCGAGCCCACCGTGGCCCCCGCCGACGCCGCGCCCGCCCCCGAGAAGAGCGCCGCCGTGTGGGAGGACTTCATCGACGTCTTCACGCAGCCGAGCGCCGTCTTCGCGCGCCGCCGCGAGGGGAAGTTCGGCGCGGCGCTGCTGATCCTCATGGCGCTGATGACGGCCACCTTCTTCGCGACGCGCCCCCTCATCCAGCCGATGTTCGACCGGATGTTCGACGCGCAGACGGCCGCCGTCGCGCGGTCGAACCCGAACATGTCGGAGGAGCAGCGGCGCAGCATGCAGTCGTCCATGGAGCGCATGACCTCCGTGATGCTGCCGCTCGGCGCCGTGGTCGGCACGCCGATCCTCGTGCTCATCTCCGCGGCGGTGCTGTTCGGCACGTCGCGGCTCGCGGGCGCGGCGCTGAGCTTCGGGCAGGCGGCGACCGTGGCGACGTACGCGAACGTGCCGCGCGTGCTCGGCGGGATTGCGGGTGCGGCGGTGCTGGCCGTGAAGGACGCCAACGAGCTGCCCGTGCTGCAGTCCGCGCCGACTGGTCCGGTGCTGCTGCTGGCGCGCGACGCGTCACCGCTGCTGGTGGCGGTGCTCTCCCGCTTCGACCTCTTCACCATCTGGTGCACCGTGCTGACGGGCATCGGCGTCGCCGTCATGGCCCGCACCGCGCGCTCGCGCGGCTTCGCCGCGGCCGCGATGCTGTGGGGCGTGGCGTCGCTCTGGGCCGTGCTCAGCGCGCTGCGCGCGGCGGCCGCGATGGCCGGCGGCGGCGTCGAGTAG
- a CDS encoding VTT domain-containing protein, whose product MNVLSELFDRLRDLPALVQWAGYVGLFAIIFTETGLFFGFFLPGDSLLVTAGLLASQGLPLDVRTLGILLTAAAILGDNTNYWIGRYSGPRIFAKEDSLFFKRKHLMRAAQFYEAHGAKTVVLARFMPIVRTFAPLVAGAAAMPYRTFLTYSVLGGIAWIWSMLLIGYFLGSRFPGIDKHLELVILGVIFLSILPGIISWLRARRAGAAAAAPDAR is encoded by the coding sequence ATGAACGTCCTGAGTGAGCTCTTCGACCGCCTCCGCGACCTCCCCGCCCTCGTCCAGTGGGCGGGCTACGTCGGGCTGTTCGCCATCATCTTCACGGAGACCGGTCTCTTCTTCGGCTTCTTCCTCCCTGGCGACTCGCTGCTGGTGACCGCGGGCTTGCTCGCCTCGCAGGGGCTGCCGCTCGACGTGCGGACCCTCGGCATCCTGCTGACGGCGGCGGCGATCCTCGGCGACAACACCAACTACTGGATCGGCCGCTACTCGGGCCCGCGCATCTTCGCGAAGGAGGACTCGCTCTTCTTCAAGCGCAAGCACCTCATGCGCGCCGCGCAGTTCTACGAGGCGCATGGCGCCAAGACGGTCGTGCTTGCGCGATTCATGCCGATCGTGCGCACCTTCGCGCCGCTGGTGGCCGGGGCGGCGGCGATGCCGTACCGCACCTTCCTGACGTACAGCGTGCTCGGCGGCATCGCCTGGATCTGGAGCATGCTGCTCATCGGCTACTTCCTCGGCTCGCGTTTCCCGGGCATCGACAAGCACCTCGAGCTGGTCATCCTCGGCGTGATCTTCCTGTCGATCCTCCCGGGCATCATCAGCTGGCTGCGCGCGCGCCGCGCGGGCGCCGCGGCGGCCGCCCCGGACGCGCGCTGA
- a CDS encoding superoxide dismutase, whose protein sequence is MPHTLPPLPYAPDALEPHIDAQTMQIHHGKHHQAYVTNLNAALDKAPELQDRPLEQLLADLNAVPEAIRGAVRNNGGGHWNHALFWQLMAPNAGGEPGGALGQAIGQAFGDFAKFREQFKAAGTGRFGSGWAWLVRKGDGLAIVSSPNQDSPIMDGGKPGDILLGLDVWEHAYYLKYQNRRPDYIDAWWNVVNWGKVAKRHEQAR, encoded by the coding sequence ATGCCCCACACGCTTCCTCCGCTGCCGTACGCCCCGGATGCGCTCGAGCCGCACATCGACGCGCAGACGATGCAGATCCACCACGGCAAGCATCATCAGGCGTACGTCACCAACCTCAACGCCGCGCTCGACAAGGCGCCCGAGCTGCAGGACCGCCCGCTGGAGCAGCTGCTGGCCGACCTGAACGCGGTGCCCGAGGCGATCCGCGGGGCCGTCCGCAACAACGGCGGCGGCCACTGGAACCACGCGCTCTTCTGGCAGCTGATGGCGCCGAACGCCGGCGGTGAGCCGGGCGGCGCGCTCGGCCAGGCGATCGGCCAGGCGTTCGGCGACTTCGCGAAGTTCCGTGAGCAGTTCAAGGCCGCGGGGACGGGCCGCTTCGGCTCCGGCTGGGCGTGGCTCGTCCGCAAGGGCGACGGGCTCGCGATCGTCAGCTCGCCGAACCAGGACAGCCCGATCATGGACGGCGGCAAGCCGGGCGACATCCTGCTCGGCCTCGACGTCTGGGAGCATGCGTACTACCTCAAGTACCAGAACCGCCGGCCGGACTACATCGACGCCTGGTGGAACGTGGTGAACTGGGGCAAGGTCGCGAAGCGCCACGAGCAGGCGCGCTGA
- a CDS encoding adenine nucleotide alpha hydrolase — protein sequence MTTKVASRAAPRALVSWSGGKDSALALHRVLHDGSVRVEGLLTTVTDEYDRISMHGVRRALLDAQAAALGLPLTTVRIPPACTNDDYEARTGDSLATYAADRGEAVVFGDLFLADVRAYRERLLQPHALAGLFPLWGEDTTALARRFVALGFRATLVCVDPAQLDPRFAGRAYDDALLDELPPGVDPCGERGEFHTFVHDGPVFRHPVPVRPGEVVERGGFVFADLLPG from the coding sequence ATGACGACGAAGGTAGCCTCCCGCGCCGCGCCCCGCGCCCTCGTGAGCTGGAGCGGCGGCAAGGACAGCGCGCTCGCGCTGCACCGCGTGCTGCACGACGGCAGCGTGCGCGTCGAGGGCCTGCTGACGACGGTGACCGACGAGTACGACCGCATCAGCATGCACGGCGTGCGGCGCGCGCTGCTGGACGCGCAGGCCGCGGCCCTCGGGCTGCCGCTGACGACGGTGCGGATCCCGCCCGCGTGCACCAACGACGACTACGAGGCGCGGACCGGCGACTCGCTCGCGACCTACGCGGCCGACCGGGGCGAGGCGGTCGTCTTCGGCGACCTGTTCCTCGCCGACGTGCGCGCCTACCGCGAGCGGCTGCTGCAGCCGCACGCGCTGGCCGGGCTCTTCCCGCTCTGGGGCGAGGACACGACGGCGCTCGCACGGCGTTTCGTCGCGCTCGGCTTCCGCGCGACGCTCGTGTGCGTCGACCCCGCGCAGCTCGACCCGCGCTTCGCCGGCCGCGCCTACGACGACGCGCTCCTCGACGAGCTGCCGCCCGGCGTGGACCCGTGCGGCGAGCGTGGCGAGTTCCACACCTTCGTGCACGATGGACCGGTCTTCCGCCACCCGGTGCCCGTGCGGCCCGGCGAGGTCGTGGAGCGGGGCGGCTTCGTCTTCGCCGACCTGCTGCCCGGCTGA
- a CDS encoding NmrA family NAD(P)-binding protein translates to MLLVVGATGNVGRHLLRELAAAGAEPRALARTLAAREAATALGAVPVAGSLDDRASLTRAFDGVERLFLLSPPDAREVALQSHAIDAAAAAGVRLLVKLSVTGADPTADNVLQRDHGEIEARATALGVPSVFLRPTHFMQNLLASADSIAGEGRLYSPPTGPMPLIDAADVAAVAARVLLDDGHAGNAYELTGGAAHAYPEIAAILSGVLGREITHVKLPSEVVRGAMLGRGMEAWLVDALLDLYARSVDGEGTTPTGHVAAITGRAPRTLAEFAREHAAAFTR, encoded by the coding sequence ATGCTGCTCGTCGTCGGTGCCACCGGCAACGTCGGACGCCACCTGCTGCGCGAGCTGGCAGCCGCCGGCGCGGAGCCGCGCGCGCTCGCGCGCACCCTCGCCGCTCGCGAGGCCGCGACTGCGCTCGGCGCCGTGCCGGTCGCGGGCTCCCTGGACGACCGCGCGTCGCTCACGCGCGCGTTCGACGGCGTCGAGCGGCTCTTCCTCCTCAGCCCGCCCGACGCGCGCGAGGTCGCGCTGCAGTCGCACGCCATCGACGCGGCGGCCGCGGCGGGCGTGCGGCTGCTCGTGAAGCTGTCGGTCACGGGCGCCGACCCGACCGCCGACAACGTCCTCCAGCGCGACCACGGCGAGATCGAGGCGCGCGCCACGGCGCTCGGCGTGCCCAGCGTGTTCCTGCGCCCGACGCACTTCATGCAGAACCTGCTCGCGTCGGCCGACAGCATCGCGGGCGAGGGGCGACTCTATTCTCCGCCTACCGGCCCGATGCCGCTCATCGACGCGGCGGACGTCGCGGCCGTCGCGGCGCGCGTGCTGCTCGACGACGGCCACGCGGGGAACGCGTACGAGCTGACCGGCGGCGCCGCGCACGCGTATCCTGAGATCGCCGCGATCCTCTCCGGCGTGCTCGGACGCGAGATCACGCACGTCAAGCTGCCCTCCGAGGTCGTGCGCGGCGCGATGCTCGGGCGCGGGATGGAGGCGTGGCTCGTCGACGCGCTGCTCGACCTCTACGCGCGCAGCGTCGACGGCGAGGGGACGACGCCCACCGGGCACGTCGCGGCCATCACGGGACGCGCGCCGCGCACGCTGGCCGAGTTCGCGCGCGAGCACGCGGCGGCGTTCACGCGCTAG
- the speA gene encoding biosynthetic arginine decarboxylase: MPTSSPHTREEAPADTEWGIDAARALYNIEGWGAGYFDINAKGHVVVRPDRRHPERELDLLDLSRDLEEQGVAMPVLLRFSDILRSRIEQLSERFQAATREYGYTGGYTTVYPIKVNQQRHVVEEIVEYGQPYGVGLECGSKPELQAVLALSESTDHMIVCNGYKDHEFMRLALMGQKVGHRVFIVIEQLSELDVLLEVAEELGETPTIGVRIKLATESAGRWAQSAGEKSKFGLNTAQLVKLIDRLQGEGRLDILKLIHFHLGSQIPDIRFIKGGLQEIARFYVELRQMGVDITHVDVGGGLGVDYDGTGSSQSNASVNYSLQEYANDVVYTMAEACRENEVPMPHLVSESGRALTAHHALLLIKVIDVESQAEPPIPSLTDDDHAILHEMMEDLELLRRPNLQPRKVLEVYHDASFDKDRARQLFNSGVLNLRGLALAEQIFFAIMNRISAVVAGDRDEYEEIILELDATLVDRYFCNFSLFQSLPDNWAIDQLFPIMPIHRLDEAPERRGTLQDVTCDSDGKIDRFVGDKTGRPSLELHAFRDGEDYILGIFLTGAYQEILGDLHNLFGDTNAVHIQLSDRGYEITDLVHGDTVTEVLNYVQFGASALLATWRRKVSAAKGITRSEGNQFVAEYVAGLEGYTYLEGEAAR, translated from the coding sequence ATGCCGACTAGCAGCCCGCACACGAGAGAGGAGGCCCCTGCCGACACGGAGTGGGGCATCGACGCCGCGCGCGCGCTCTACAACATCGAGGGGTGGGGCGCCGGCTATTTCGACATCAACGCGAAGGGCCACGTGGTGGTGCGGCCCGACCGCCGCCATCCCGAGCGCGAGCTCGACCTGCTGGACCTCTCGCGCGACCTGGAGGAGCAGGGCGTCGCGATGCCCGTGCTGCTTCGCTTCTCCGACATCCTGCGCTCGCGCATCGAGCAGCTGAGCGAGCGCTTCCAGGCGGCGACGCGCGAGTACGGGTACACCGGCGGCTACACGACCGTGTACCCGATCAAGGTGAACCAGCAGCGGCACGTGGTCGAGGAGATCGTCGAGTACGGCCAGCCGTACGGCGTCGGCCTGGAGTGCGGCTCCAAGCCCGAGCTGCAGGCGGTGCTCGCGCTGAGCGAGAGCACCGACCACATGATCGTGTGCAACGGCTACAAGGACCACGAGTTCATGCGGCTCGCCCTGATGGGGCAGAAGGTCGGGCACCGCGTGTTCATCGTCATCGAGCAGCTCTCGGAGCTCGACGTCCTGCTGGAGGTGGCCGAGGAGCTGGGCGAGACGCCGACGATCGGCGTGCGCATCAAGCTCGCGACCGAGAGCGCCGGGCGCTGGGCGCAGAGCGCGGGCGAGAAGTCGAAGTTCGGGCTCAACACCGCGCAGCTGGTGAAGCTGATCGACCGGCTGCAGGGCGAGGGTCGGCTCGACATCCTGAAGCTGATCCACTTCCACCTCGGCTCGCAGATCCCCGACATCCGCTTCATCAAGGGCGGGCTGCAGGAGATCGCGCGCTTCTACGTCGAGCTGCGGCAGATGGGCGTGGACATCACGCACGTCGACGTCGGCGGCGGGCTGGGCGTGGACTACGACGGCACGGGCTCGTCGCAGTCGAACGCCAGCGTGAACTACTCGCTGCAGGAGTACGCCAACGACGTCGTCTACACGATGGCCGAGGCGTGCCGCGAGAACGAGGTGCCGATGCCGCACCTCGTCAGCGAGAGCGGGCGTGCGCTCACCGCGCACCACGCGCTGCTGCTGATCAAGGTCATCGACGTCGAGAGCCAGGCCGAGCCGCCGATCCCGTCGCTCACGGACGACGACCACGCGATCCTCCACGAGATGATGGAGGACCTGGAGCTGCTGCGGCGCCCGAACCTGCAGCCGCGCAAGGTGCTGGAGGTCTACCACGACGCGAGCTTCGACAAGGACCGCGCGCGGCAGCTGTTCAACAGCGGCGTCCTGAACCTGCGCGGGCTGGCGCTGGCCGAGCAGATCTTCTTCGCGATCATGAACCGGATCTCGGCCGTCGTGGCCGGGGATCGCGACGAGTACGAGGAGATCATCCTCGAGCTCGACGCGACGCTCGTCGACCGGTACTTCTGCAACTTCTCGCTCTTCCAGTCGCTGCCCGACAACTGGGCGATCGACCAGCTGTTCCCGATCATGCCGATCCACCGCCTGGACGAGGCGCCGGAGCGGCGGGGCACGCTGCAGGACGTGACGTGCGACTCGGACGGGAAGATCGACCGGTTCGTCGGTGACAAGACGGGCCGTCCGTCGCTCGAGCTGCACGCCTTCCGCGACGGCGAGGACTACATCCTCGGCATCTTCCTCACGGGCGCCTACCAGGAGATCCTGGGCGACCTGCACAACCTGTTCGGCGACACGAACGCGGTGCACATCCAGCTCAGCGATCGTGGCTACGAGATCACCGATCTGGTGCACGGCGACACCGTGACCGAGGTGCTGAACTACGTGCAGTTCGGCGCGTCCGCCCTGCTCGCGACGTGGCGCCGCAAGGTCAGCGCGGCGAAGGGGATCACACGCAGCGAGGGCAACCAGTTCGTGGCCGAGTACGTGGCCGGGCTGGAGGGCTACACGTACCTGGAGGGCGAGGCCGCCCGCTGA